One genomic segment of Caballeronia sp. TF1N1 includes these proteins:
- the mdeB gene encoding alpha-ketoglutarate dehydrogenase, producing the protein MTDLSSGTNQLLSLAKGREDTDPDETAEWLDALDAVVKHVGKERAQYLFDRLAEHARSVGVESARARATPYRNTIALAQQPQYPGNLDVEERLAAVLRWNALAMVVRANRAYGELGGHIASYASAADLFEVGFNHFFRAADAQNGGDLVYFQPHSSPGVYARAYLEGFLSEDHLRHYRQEIAGPGLCSYPHPWLMPDFWQFPTGSMGIGPINSIYQARFMRYLQNRNLLQTEGRKVWGFFGDGEMDEPESIGALSLAAREQLDNLVFVINCNLQRLDGPVRSNGRIVDELEAQFTGAGWNVIKVLWGSDWDALFERDRTGALLRAFAHTVDGQFQTFSANDGRYNRERFFGQNPELASLVAHMSDEDIDRLRRGGHDVRKLHAAYAKALAHKGQPTVILAKTMKGFGMGTVGQGRMTTHQQKKLDLEELKAFRDRFRLPLSDADVEHVKFYKPADDAPEMRYLHERRKALGGYLPRRRARASQALTPPALNTWAQFAVDAKGKEMSTTMAFVRMLGSLMKDAAIGPRVVPVVADEARTFGMANLFRQVGIYSPLGQLYEPEDMGSMLYYREDTRGQILEEGISEAGAISSWIAAATSYSVHDLPMLPFYIYYSMFGFQRIGDIIFAAADQRSRGFLIGATAGRTTLGGEGLQHQDGTSHLSASTIPNCRAYDPAFAYEVAAIVDEGMQEMMVRQNDVFYYVTVTNENYAQPSAPNDALDDATRDGILRGMYCIGGEESAAQVQLLGSGAILNEAIAARTMLKDDWNIEAAVWSVTSYTELHRDGASAERIARLSDVEDNALEPYVTRALAASNGPVIAATDYVRAVPELIRAYVPRRYVTLGTDGFGRSDTRQALRAFFEVDRVAIVVAALKALADDGTVDRSVLAQARAKYELSAEVSDAPWLR; encoded by the coding sequence ATGACCGATTTATCGAGCGGAACCAACCAGCTTCTTTCTCTTGCCAAGGGCCGTGAAGACACAGACCCCGACGAAACCGCCGAGTGGCTGGACGCGCTCGATGCCGTCGTCAAGCACGTGGGAAAGGAGCGGGCGCAGTATCTCTTCGACCGGCTCGCCGAACATGCGCGGTCGGTCGGCGTGGAGTCGGCGCGGGCGCGGGCCACGCCGTATCGCAATACCATTGCGCTCGCGCAGCAGCCGCAGTATCCCGGCAACCTGGATGTCGAGGAGCGCCTTGCCGCCGTGCTGCGCTGGAACGCGCTCGCCATGGTGGTTCGCGCCAACCGCGCTTATGGCGAACTCGGCGGGCATATCGCGAGTTATGCGTCGGCGGCGGATTTGTTCGAAGTCGGCTTCAATCATTTCTTCCGCGCGGCGGATGCGCAAAACGGCGGCGATCTCGTTTATTTTCAGCCGCATTCGTCGCCGGGCGTTTATGCGCGCGCCTATCTCGAAGGCTTTCTCAGCGAAGACCATTTGCGCCATTACCGGCAAGAGATCGCGGGGCCGGGCTTGTGCTCGTATCCGCATCCGTGGCTGATGCCCGACTTCTGGCAATTTCCCACGGGCTCCATGGGCATCGGTCCGATCAACTCGATCTACCAAGCGCGTTTCATGCGCTACCTGCAGAACCGCAATCTGCTGCAAACGGAAGGCCGCAAGGTGTGGGGCTTTTTCGGCGATGGCGAAATGGACGAGCCCGAGTCGATCGGCGCGCTGTCGCTCGCGGCGCGCGAGCAGCTCGACAACCTCGTCTTCGTCATCAATTGCAATCTGCAGCGGCTCGATGGACCGGTCCGCAGTAACGGCCGTATCGTCGATGAACTCGAAGCGCAATTCACGGGCGCGGGCTGGAACGTCATCAAGGTGCTGTGGGGATCGGACTGGGACGCGCTCTTCGAACGCGACCGCACCGGCGCCTTGCTGCGTGCCTTCGCCCATACCGTCGACGGCCAGTTCCAGACTTTCTCCGCCAACGACGGCCGTTACAACCGCGAACGCTTCTTCGGGCAGAACCCGGAACTCGCGTCACTCGTCGCGCATATGTCGGACGAGGACATCGACCGCTTGCGGCGCGGCGGTCACGATGTCCGCAAACTCCACGCGGCCTACGCCAAAGCGCTCGCGCACAAAGGTCAGCCGACCGTGATCCTCGCCAAGACGATGAAGGGCTTTGGCATGGGAACGGTCGGTCAGGGCCGCATGACGACGCATCAGCAGAAGAAGCTCGATCTCGAGGAGTTGAAGGCGTTCCGCGACCGCTTTCGGCTGCCTTTGTCCGATGCCGACGTCGAGCACGTCAAGTTCTACAAGCCCGCCGACGATGCGCCGGAAATGCGCTATCTCCACGAACGCCGTAAAGCGCTCGGCGGTTACTTGCCGCGCCGGCGCGCACGCGCGTCGCAGGCGCTCACGCCGCCCGCGTTGAACACCTGGGCGCAGTTCGCGGTCGATGCCAAGGGCAAGGAAATGTCCACGACAATGGCCTTCGTGCGCATGCTCGGAAGCCTCATGAAAGACGCCGCGATCGGCCCGCGCGTGGTTCCGGTGGTCGCCGACGAAGCGCGCACGTTCGGCATGGCGAACCTTTTTAGGCAGGTTGGCATCTATTCGCCGCTCGGGCAGTTGTACGAGCCAGAAGACATGGGCTCGATGCTCTATTACCGCGAAGACACGCGCGGGCAGATTCTCGAGGAAGGCATCTCGGAGGCGGGCGCGATCTCGTCATGGATCGCGGCGGCAACGTCCTACAGCGTGCACGATCTGCCGATGCTGCCGTTCTATATCTACTACTCGATGTTCGGTTTTCAGCGCATTGGCGACATCATCTTCGCTGCGGCGGATCAGCGTTCGCGCGGCTTTCTCATCGGCGCGACGGCGGGGCGCACGACGCTCGGCGGCGAAGGCTTGCAGCATCAGGACGGTACGAGCCATCTGAGCGCATCGACCATTCCGAACTGCCGCGCTTACGATCCCGCGTTCGCCTACGAAGTCGCCGCGATCGTCGATGAAGGCATGCAGGAAATGATGGTCCGGCAAAACGACGTCTTCTACTACGTCACCGTGACGAACGAAAACTACGCGCAACCGTCCGCGCCCAACGACGCCCTCGACGACGCGACGCGCGACGGCATCCTGCGCGGCATGTATTGCATCGGCGGTGAAGAAAGCGCGGCGCAGGTCCAGTTGCTGGGCTCCGGCGCGATCCTCAACGAAGCCATCGCCGCGCGCACCATGCTCAAGGACGACTGGAACATAGAAGCCGCCGTGTGGAGCGTGACGAGCTATACCGAGTTGCACCGCGATGGCGCGTCGGCCGAACGCATTGCACGCCTTTCCGATGTCGAGGACAACGCGCTCGAGCCCTACGTCACGCGCGCGCTCGCGGCATCCAATGGACCCGTGATCGCGGCCACCGATTACGTGCGCGCCGTGCCGGAACTCATCCGTGCTTACGTGCCGCGCCGTTACGTGACGCTCGGCACGGACGGCTTTGGCCGCAGCGATACGCGCCAGGCGTTGCGCGCGTTCTTCGAAGTGGACCGTGTGGCTATCGTGGTCGCGGCGCTCAAGGCGCTTGCCGATGACGGAACCGTCGACCGCTCCGTGCTTGCACAGGCGCGTGCGAAGTACGAACTCAGTGCGGAAGTGAGCGATGCGCCCTGGTTACGTTGA
- a CDS encoding ParA family protein — MRRVVFNQKGGVGKSTIVCNLAAISASRGLRTLVIDLDPQGNASQYLLGADAKDASPNLATFFESALSYSFREPTFDSFVHSTPFENLDIVPSHPNLDALQSKLESRYKIYKLRDALKGLENYDAVYIDTPPALNFFTRSALIAVDRCLIPFDCDDFSRRALYSVLENVQEIKHDHNPELMVEGIVINQFQPRASLPQRLVDELRGEHLPVLDSHLSLSVKIRESHQHARPMIYLEPRHKLAQEYLALHTELSG, encoded by the coding sequence CTGCGCCGTGTCGTCTTCAATCAGAAAGGTGGCGTAGGCAAGTCCACCATCGTCTGCAATCTGGCAGCCATCAGCGCATCGCGCGGTCTGCGCACGCTCGTGATCGACCTCGATCCGCAAGGCAACGCGAGCCAATACTTGCTTGGCGCCGACGCCAAGGATGCCAGCCCGAATCTGGCGACGTTCTTCGAATCCGCGCTCAGTTACAGCTTTCGCGAGCCGACTTTCGACTCGTTCGTCCACTCGACGCCGTTCGAAAATCTCGACATCGTGCCGTCGCATCCGAACCTGGACGCGCTTCAGAGCAAGCTCGAGTCGCGCTACAAGATCTACAAGTTGCGCGATGCGCTCAAAGGGCTCGAAAACTACGACGCCGTTTATATCGACACGCCGCCCGCGCTGAACTTCTTCACGCGCTCGGCGCTGATCGCCGTGGACCGCTGCCTCATTCCCTTCGATTGCGACGACTTCTCGCGCCGCGCGCTGTATTCCGTGCTCGAAAACGTGCAGGAGATCAAGCACGACCACAATCCGGAACTGATGGTGGAAGGCATCGTGATCAATCAGTTTCAGCCGCGCGCCAGCCTGCCGCAACGACTCGTGGACGAATTGCGCGGCGAACATTTGCCGGTGCTGGATTCGCACTTGTCGCTCTCGGTGAAGATTCGCGAGAGCCACCAGCACGCGCGGCCCATGATCTATCTCGAACCGCGTCACAAGCTCGCGCAGGAGTATCTGGCGTTGCATACGGAGTTAAGCGGGTAG
- a CDS encoding L-fuconate dehydratase: MTTIKNLTVRDIRFPTSRSLDGSDAMNAAPDYSAAYVILETDTPDLAGHGLTFTIGRGTEIVVAAVHALAPLVVGKRLEDIAADMGGFWRTFTGDSQLRWIGPDKGAIHLATAAVVNAVWDLWAKSEKKPVWKLLADMSPEELVRCLDFRYVTDAITPSEALALLKRNQETRGEREQEMLAQGFPAYTTSAGWLGYDDDKIRRLAREGVAEGWTHFKQKVGGSIDEDIRRARILREEIGPHRKLMMDANQVWEVDEAIANMRRLAEFDPWWIEEPTSPDDVLGHAAIRRRVAPIGVATGEHCQNRVIFKQLLQAQAIDFCQIDSCRLGGLNEVLVVLLMAAKAGVPVCPHAGGVGLCEYVQHISIFDYICVSASLSNRVLEYVDHLHEHFLDPVVIKNGRYMPPQKPGYSIEMHAATLERFEFGKGEAWRE; this comes from the coding sequence ATGACCACGATCAAGAATCTCACGGTACGAGACATTCGCTTTCCCACCTCGCGCTCGCTCGACGGCTCCGACGCGATGAACGCCGCGCCCGACTATTCGGCCGCCTATGTGATCCTCGAAACCGATACGCCGGACTTAGCCGGACATGGCCTCACCTTCACCATTGGACGCGGCACGGAAATCGTCGTCGCGGCGGTGCATGCGCTGGCCCCGCTCGTCGTCGGCAAGCGGCTCGAAGACATCGCCGCGGACATGGGCGGCTTCTGGCGAACCTTCACGGGCGATAGCCAACTTCGCTGGATCGGTCCGGACAAGGGCGCTATTCATCTCGCGACCGCGGCGGTGGTCAATGCCGTCTGGGACTTGTGGGCCAAGTCGGAAAAGAAGCCGGTGTGGAAGCTGCTCGCGGACATGAGCCCGGAAGAACTCGTGCGATGCCTCGACTTCCGCTATGTCACCGACGCGATCACGCCGTCCGAAGCGCTCGCCTTGCTCAAGCGCAATCAGGAAACGCGGGGCGAACGCGAACAGGAAATGCTCGCGCAGGGATTTCCGGCGTACACCACGTCCGCAGGATGGCTCGGTTACGACGACGACAAGATTCGCCGTTTGGCACGCGAAGGCGTTGCCGAAGGTTGGACTCACTTCAAGCAGAAAGTGGGCGGCAGTATTGACGAAGACATTCGACGCGCGCGCATTCTCCGTGAGGAGATTGGTCCGCACCGCAAACTGATGATGGATGCCAATCAGGTCTGGGAAGTCGATGAAGCCATTGCGAACATGCGCCGGCTCGCGGAGTTCGACCCATGGTGGATCGAAGAACCGACCAGCCCCGACGACGTGCTCGGTCACGCCGCCATTCGTCGCCGTGTCGCGCCGATTGGCGTTGCAACCGGCGAACATTGTCAGAACCGCGTGATCTTCAAGCAGTTGTTGCAAGCGCAGGCTATCGACTTCTGCCAGATCGACAGTTGCCGGCTAGGCGGCCTGAACGAAGTGCTCGTGGTGCTGCTGATGGCCGCGAAGGCCGGGGTGCCGGTTTGTCCGCATGCAGGTGGTGTCGGCCTCTGCGAATACGTGCAGCATATTTCGATCTTCGATTACATCTGCGTGTCGGCTTCGCTTTCTAACCGGGTGCTCGAATATGTCGATCATTTGCATGAGCATTTTCTTGATCCTGTCGTAATCAAAAACGGCCGATATATGCCGCCTCAAAAGCCGGGGTACAGCATTGAAATGCACGCGGCTACGCTTGAACGATTTGAATTCGGCAAGGGTGAGGCGTGGCGCGAGTAG
- a CDS encoding Lrp/AsnC family transcriptional regulator, whose amino-acid sequence MSSQTRQRLDRIDIGILNQLQQNARITNAELARAVNLSATPCFNRVRALEKAGLFRQHVTLLSPEALGLSINVFIQVSLEKQIKDALARFEQAISERPEVMECYLMTGDADYLLRVVLPDVAALERFILERLTKMPGVANIRSSFALKQVRYKTALPLPASGLTLPQSGDDEAEWT is encoded by the coding sequence ATGAGTTCGCAGACACGGCAGCGGCTGGATCGTATCGATATCGGCATATTGAATCAGTTGCAGCAAAACGCGCGCATCACGAACGCGGAACTGGCGCGCGCGGTGAATCTTTCGGCCACGCCGTGCTTCAACCGCGTCCGCGCGCTGGAAAAAGCCGGGCTGTTTCGCCAGCACGTCACGTTGTTGAGCCCGGAAGCGCTCGGCCTCAGCATCAACGTGTTCATTCAGGTGAGTCTGGAAAAGCAGATAAAGGACGCGCTCGCGCGCTTCGAGCAGGCGATCAGCGAGCGGCCGGAGGTGATGGAGTGCTATCTGATGACGGGCGACGCCGACTATCTCTTGCGCGTCGTCTTGCCCGACGTGGCCGCGCTGGAACGCTTCATTCTCGAACGCCTGACGAAGATGCCGGGCGTGGCCAACATCCGTTCGAGCTTCGCGCTCAAGCAGGTGCGCTACAAGACGGCGTTGCCGTTGCCCGCATCGGGACTGACGCTGCCTCAATCCGGCGACGACGAAGCCGAGTGGACATGA
- a CDS encoding S1C family serine protease, producing the protein MGSRPQFIDDLARGAQDATPSPNALTLDDTALLDAYSRTVIGALERVQQAVVFISVERDIDHNGARRVAGGTGSGFIFTPDGYLLTNSHVVHGATRITVTLADGGRFHADLVGDDPGSDLAVLRIGSPEPLPHVELGDSGSLRVGQIAIAVGNPLGLAQTVTTGVVSALGRSLRSTSGRMIYDVIQTDAALNPGNSGGPLINSAGQVIGVNTAIISGAQAISFATAIDTAKWAIMQIFAHGRVRRAYIGVAGTTTPISRRVQRFFALTVTSGVHVMEIVKGSPAALGGLQVGDRIVAVDDVGVDSVDGLQRTLDASRIDKAVKVSVLRNTQKLELDVTPVEQHG; encoded by the coding sequence ATGGGAAGCCGACCTCAATTCATCGACGATCTTGCGCGCGGTGCGCAGGACGCCACACCTTCGCCGAATGCCCTGACGCTCGACGATACCGCTCTACTCGATGCCTATTCGCGCACCGTGATCGGCGCGCTCGAACGCGTGCAGCAGGCGGTGGTTTTCATCTCGGTCGAGCGCGATATCGACCATAACGGCGCGCGGCGCGTGGCCGGCGGCACCGGTTCGGGCTTCATCTTCACGCCGGATGGCTATTTGCTGACCAATAGCCACGTCGTGCATGGCGCGACGCGAATCACGGTCACGCTCGCCGATGGCGGCCGCTTTCACGCCGATCTCGTCGGCGACGATCCGGGCAGCGATCTCGCGGTGCTGCGTATCGGTTCGCCGGAGCCGCTGCCGCATGTCGAACTCGGCGATTCGGGCAGCTTGCGCGTCGGGCAGATCGCCATCGCGGTCGGCAATCCGCTCGGGCTTGCGCAGACCGTCACCACGGGCGTGGTATCCGCGCTCGGGCGTTCGTTGCGCTCCACTTCAGGCCGCATGATCTACGACGTCATTCAGACGGACGCGGCGCTCAATCCCGGCAATTCGGGCGGACCACTCATCAATTCGGCGGGACAGGTGATCGGCGTCAACACGGCGATCATTTCCGGCGCGCAGGCCATTTCCTTTGCCACCGCAATCGATACGGCCAAGTGGGCGATCATGCAGATTTTCGCGCATGGCCGGGTGCGGCGCGCTTATATTGGCGTGGCGGGCACGACGACGCCCATTTCGCGGCGCGTGCAACGCTTCTTCGCGCTGACGGTGACGAGCGGCGTGCATGTGATGGAGATCGTCAAGGGCAGCCCGGCTGCGCTCGGAGGTTTGCAGGTGGGCGACCGGATCGTCGCGGTGGACGATGTCGGCGTCGATAGCGTCGATGGACTTCAGCGCACGCTCGATGCTTCGCGTATCGACAAAGCGGTCAAGGTATCGGTACTGCGCAATACGCAGAAACTCGAACTCGATGTGACGCCCGTCGAGCAACACGGCTAA
- a CDS encoding phosphoribosyltransferase, producing MDSVFKSRRDAGRVLAAYLRDYADRDDVTVLALPRGGVPVAFEVADALRAALDVLVVRKLGVPVQPELAMGAIASGNAFYLDERIVAAAGVTEDALDGVIAQERAELERRETLYRGERRPLDMNGRVAIIVDDGLATGATMKAAALSLRHAGAARPARIVAALPVAPLRSEARFEEAVDDFVCVLRPPHFLGVGQFYADFDQTSDDEVRALLAAARST from the coding sequence ATGGATTCCGTCTTCAAAAGCCGTCGCGACGCAGGCCGTGTACTGGCCGCGTATCTTCGCGACTATGCCGACCGCGACGATGTCACCGTGCTCGCGCTGCCTCGCGGCGGCGTGCCGGTCGCCTTCGAAGTCGCGGATGCCTTGCGCGCCGCACTCGACGTGCTGGTCGTGCGCAAGCTCGGCGTGCCCGTGCAGCCCGAACTCGCGATGGGCGCCATCGCGTCCGGCAATGCCTTCTATCTCGACGAACGCATAGTCGCCGCCGCCGGCGTCACCGAAGACGCGCTTGACGGCGTGATCGCCCAGGAGCGCGCCGAACTCGAGCGGCGCGAGACGCTTTATCGCGGCGAACGGCGGCCGCTCGATATGAATGGACGCGTGGCGATCATCGTGGATGACGGCCTTGCCACCGGCGCGACCATGAAAGCGGCGGCGCTGTCGTTACGTCATGCGGGCGCCGCACGGCCCGCGCGCATCGTGGCGGCGTTGCCCGTCGCGCCACTGAGATCGGAAGCGCGTTTCGAGGAGGCCGTCGACGACTTCGTGTGTGTGCTGCGTCCGCCGCACTTTTTAGGCGTCGGCCAGTTCTACGCCGATTTCGATCAAACCAGCGACGACGAAGTGCGCGCCCTGCTCGCCGCCGCGCGCTCAACGTAA
- a CDS encoding DUF4922 domain-containing protein: MKNLLPLHAPSWQTVVARTAQALSCGALRSFDTVQHVIEDGGVRFLVRQVANLARKEEQSKLAAKSIADAASPWRDPFSPCEEALFVGDIGERHFLLLNKFNVLAHHLLVVTSAFEPQEALLCADDFAALFACLAQFDGLSFYNGGSVAGSSQPHKHLQMVPLPLDGHALPIEALIEAARGEGVFRAPGLGFAHAAAWLDLGVQTGPARIHEIYLELLDAIGVKALDVAGSTHQSAPYNLLVTRRWMLVVPRGVSHVEGVAVNALGFAGSLFVRDDAQHLIVESLGPMALLARATCAP; the protein is encoded by the coding sequence ATGAAAAACCTCCTTCCATTACATGCGCCTTCTTGGCAAACCGTCGTGGCACGCACCGCTCAAGCACTGTCATGCGGCGCGTTGCGTTCCTTCGATACCGTGCAGCACGTCATTGAAGACGGCGGCGTGCGCTTTCTCGTCCGGCAAGTCGCGAATCTCGCCCGGAAGGAAGAACAGTCGAAGCTCGCCGCCAAATCCATCGCCGATGCCGCAAGCCCGTGGCGCGATCCCTTTTCGCCGTGCGAGGAAGCGCTCTTCGTCGGCGATATAGGCGAGCGGCACTTTCTCTTGCTCAATAAATTCAACGTGCTCGCGCATCATCTGCTCGTCGTGACGAGCGCGTTCGAACCTCAGGAAGCGCTGCTTTGCGCCGACGACTTCGCCGCGCTCTTTGCATGCCTTGCGCAGTTCGATGGCCTGAGCTTCTATAACGGCGGCTCGGTCGCGGGATCGAGTCAGCCGCATAAGCATCTGCAAATGGTGCCGCTGCCGCTCGATGGTCACGCGTTGCCAATCGAAGCGCTCATCGAAGCGGCGCGCGGCGAAGGCGTCTTTCGTGCGCCCGGTCTTGGTTTCGCGCATGCCGCCGCGTGGCTCGACCTCGGTGTTCAAACCGGGCCGGCACGCATCCACGAAATCTATCTCGAACTACTCGATGCCATCGGCGTGAAAGCGCTCGATGTCGCCGGCAGCACGCATCAATCGGCGCCTTACAACCTGCTCGTCACGCGGCGCTGGATGCTCGTCGTGCCGCGCGGCGTGTCGCACGTCGAAGGCGTCGCGGTGAACGCGCTCGGCTTCGCGGGCTCGCTATTCGTGCGCGACGACGCACAGCACCTGATCGTCGAATCGCTCGGCCCGATGGCCTTGCTTGCACGAGCCACGTGCGCGCCCTGA
- the nadE gene encoding ammonia-dependent NAD(+) synthetase: MTNDSDYAARQQSIIEELKVSPSFDEAAETEFRIAFLADYLEAQKLKTYVLGISGGVDSSTAGRLAQLAVERLRARGADARFIAMRLPYGEQRDEADAQRALAFIRPDETLVVNVKPAADAMLASLNLSGARYMDEKHEDFVLGNIKARQRMIAQYAVASARVGVVIGTDHAAESVMGFFTKYGDGGADVLPLYGLDKRRVRALARSLGASDEIAMKVPTADLETLTPQKPDEDSYGISYEDIDDFLEGKRVSDEVYKTIYRFHDATHHKRVLPITPQDDWRKGALRHA; encoded by the coding sequence ATGACCAACGATTCCGATTACGCCGCGCGTCAGCAATCGATCATCGAGGAACTCAAGGTTTCGCCGTCGTTCGATGAAGCCGCCGAAACCGAATTCCGCATCGCGTTTCTCGCCGACTATCTGGAAGCGCAGAAGCTCAAGACCTATGTGCTCGGCATCAGCGGCGGCGTGGATTCGTCGACGGCGGGGCGTCTTGCGCAACTCGCGGTCGAACGCTTGCGCGCGCGCGGCGCCGATGCGCGTTTCATCGCCATGCGCCTTCCTTACGGTGAACAGCGCGACGAAGCCGACGCCCAGCGCGCACTTGCGTTCATCCGGCCCGACGAGACGCTCGTGGTCAACGTAAAGCCCGCAGCGGACGCCATGCTCGCTTCGCTCAACCTCTCGGGCGCGCGCTACATGGACGAGAAGCACGAGGACTTCGTGCTCGGCAACATCAAGGCGCGCCAGCGGATGATCGCGCAATACGCGGTGGCGAGCGCGCGCGTAGGCGTGGTGATCGGCACGGATCACGCGGCGGAGTCCGTGATGGGCTTCTTCACCAAATACGGCGATGGCGGCGCGGATGTCCTGCCGCTTTACGGCCTCGATAAACGCCGCGTGCGCGCGCTTGCCAGATCGCTTGGCGCAAGCGACGAAATCGCCATGAAGGTGCCCACCGCCGATCTAGAAACGCTCACGCCGCAAAAGCCCGACGAAGACAGCTACGGCATCTCTTACGAAGACATCGACGACTTCCTCGAAGGCAAGCGCGTATCCGACGAAGTCTACAAGACCATCTATCGCTTTCACGACGCGACGCATCACAAACGCGTACTGCCAATAACACCTCAGGACGACTGGCGCAAGGGCGCGCTTCGCCACGCCTGA